In Anabas testudineus chromosome 12, fAnaTes1.2, whole genome shotgun sequence, the genomic stretch ATGCGGATGTGTCCttgaggaaacaaacagaaacacactcgATTGGTTTCACGGTTGAGATTTTGTGCTGTTATAACACACTTTCCCTTTTGCTTAATGAAATCCAGCTGCCCGTAGGCGGAAAGCAGACGTTGGTGCTAGTTCTAGGAACTAATACAACTAGTTTTGACAACCGTACATAACAAAGCTAGTAATTTCCAGTGATTAAGGCATGTAAAACCAAAGTGTCCAGTGTCTCCACACATGCTGCCAAGAATGAACAGGTGCTGAGGGTTCTTAAAATAGATGAAACCACACCTGATTCCCACAGGGTTTTCACTTCCTCAACCTGCCTTGCTTGTCAAAATACCATCAACTCAGATTCCTTCTTGAGAACAGGTTGATGCATTTAAagatctgattggctgagtgATTGTCTGGCAGAACCTGAACTGTTATCTTTTAAATCACCATCAGACTAATTTCAGAGCTAAAAATAACCACGTCCGAAAGTGGCTGTCAAACATTTCATTCAGACGTGAGCTGCACGCAAATcactcaaacaaacaagagCTGTCGACTATACCTACACGTACCGTTGTCGTCCAAGAGAATGTTTTCAGGTTTCATATCCCTGGAAGAATAAACAGCAGTTGAGTCAGTACCTTCGAGATGGCAGAGGTGTGATTTAATGTGATGCTGATGCAGAAACATACTGACCTATATAATATAGACTTCTGATGCAGGTGAATTAAACCACAACAGACTTCTGCAGCGTAGAAACGCACCCTCTCTTTGTCCAGGCCAGGTTCTCCAATGTTATAAATATGATACCTCAAGTCCCCACCGCTCATCATGGTCAGAACCATACAGAGAGCGTGTTTAGTCTCATAGGCATACGCCAGATTCACCTGAATGGAGAACAAGAAGGTGAATGTGAAGTTTCGATCACTGAGCCCATGAAAATACCAAAACAATGGCTCCAGCCAATGATTCTACTGAAGgtgtctttaaaaaatatatagtttcaTTTACAGCAAATATCATTCTAAAGGAAATCAACTATGTTCAGCAGTGGATTGACtgaaatttatttatttgcggATGTATGGACACTTAGCATCTCTATCTCAGTTCATGCTGCACAGACAATAGGTTCAGTTTATtgaatttgaaaacaaaatgattaaacAGAAGAACAACTCTCATGATCTCACCACAAACCGACTGTCCAGGTCTTCCAGGATCTGTTTCTCATTGAGAGCCAtggcctctcctctccttttcttgACATGGGTCTTGTCCAGTTTTTTGCAGGCGTACATCTTACCTGTGGCACGCACCTGACAGGCCCACACctacacagaaaaagaaagtgtctCCACGATATGAATAAATAACTGGGTCAACATTGTTTGCAGCTATTGTTAGTATGTGGGCCACTAGTGAAACCTTAGTCCAAATGAGTCAGGTGTTTGAAAGGGGCAGTTTCCTGAAGTGCAGAACAATAACAGTACACAGAGCAACACTGAATCACAAATCACTGCTTTATGAGTATTCTAGTGATTTCAAGTTGTTGTAAATGAAACCAGATCTTGAAGGAAGAGTATCTATAAAAACATGGAGCTTAATGAGACGTGGATGAAGACAGAACTTCatcaaatgaaaccaaaactaTCTGTATGGTTAAATACCACGATAGGTGAAGGGGAAGAAAGCCTCATTATTTAGTGtcttattaaaagaaaacaccCTGTTCCGTGTTTAAGACTGACTCTCGTGTTGGAGGGAGGAAAAGCAGCTCATCATAATAAGGCTAAGCATTCCTGGTAATTACTCTCATGTCGTCATAGAATCTACATCGGGAGAATGGCAGGAGTGTGCAAAGTTTACGAAGCAGAAGAGACGGTTACTTATGTAGTAAGAATTTACAGCATCATCTCTTATTTATAGTTTGATGTCTTCATTACTAATGTTGAAAACAGTCCTTACCTCTCCAAACCCTCCTTTCCCCAGCAGTCTGTACTGTCTGAATGTCTGTTTGGTGATCGGCTGCcttgaagagaaagaaagaatagtCTTTATTAAACCCGGAGATAAATAGAGGAGTTCACTGATCTGATGCATCTTATTTCATTTACTaagacaacaacagaacaaacaaactgacctcTCCAACATTTTCCACTGTAGAAAACGGTCAAAAAACATGCTGTCCTGGTACTGGATGAAGGGCTCTCTGCTGAGGTATTCATGTAGGTCTCTGATCCGTGGAACAGGAGAGTTAGTCGATATTCACAGAAAACATGAGCACATCTATATCCAGAAGGAGCACGTGTATATGAACTTACTCTCTGCACTCATGAAAGACATCCCCACAGGGATCGAGCGCCAGATTGTGTCTGCAGGTCTGGTCATGCTTCAGCAAAATGGGCAAACTCTGATAGGACTGAGGGAACATTGGTGAAGTAGTTAAAACATGTGTTGAACAGCGGCAGCGACTAGAATCAAGTAGTATttacagaggcaagaaaaagtatgtgaaccctttgtaATTGTGTAGATTTCTgaatttatttgtcataaaatgtgatctgatcttcaacgAACTccagaatattaacaaatataatttgtttaaaataataacacacacacaaaaaaaatcagatctattatgtctttatttagaacaaccataaaagccTCATAGTGCAGTTCTGtaggaagaatgggctaaattcctcctgaacaatgtgcaggtctgatccacagctacaggaagcacctggttgaggttattgctgccaagggagGAGGTCAATCTGTAGTTAATTCCaggggttcacaaacttttaccactagcactatgaggtttgtATGGTTGTtctaattaaaacattaaaaatcggatttttgttttttaggcccattttatttgttaataatcttgaattatatgaagatcagagcatgttttattacaaatgaatgcagaaaaccattaaaatcCAAAATGCTCATATACTTTTGTTTCTATCCATTGTTTGTACCAACttactataaatatatttacctGGCAAAAAGaacatgtgtgaaaaaaaacaaggagcaTGAACAGGACCAAGTAAGTAGCTGTGTCAGGATGGTCAGTTCAATAGAATATAATAACCATAATGAACACTCAGGGTAAAACAACTCTCAAAGTTCTTGTTAGTTTGTGTCATAGCAATGAATAAGATCTGGTTCTTCCACCAGGACACTGCTAATGGCACTCTGGGTATTTCTCACCGTTTTGATCTGGAAATACTGCTTGTAAAATAGTTAATTGAGATGATTATGAAAGAGACGTCATGGAAAGTTCAGCTATGTGCAGGTGATTGCTGTGTTAACTAGCAGAGTGATGCTAGTGTGCATGAAACCCAAAACATGTTAGGGAAGTGGTCGGACCTTAAATGGACTTGTAACTAGGTTTTAGGGCAgttaacagtgtgtgtttgtgtttgtgtagctcTCACACCTGAGTTGTGAAATATCTTTCTATGATGCTGAAGCCAAACTCTCTTCTCTCCTCGTCTGCCTTTGTCCCGAAGGCTTCCTACGAAGGAGACAAGGAGTCATCGATACACAAGTAGAAAAAGAAACCCCGGCTCTGCCCCACCTCCAGTAGGAATCCTTAGGCAGGACCCCCCCTACACTTAACCCGCCTGTGCCTCGCTCCTTGTATCTCActtgataaatgactaaatgtaactggAGCAGGAATGTGCAGGTggttttaaatacaaatttaatgaacacacacatctttaaCTCTAAAATCTTTGAATATAAAGTTCTCATTTTGACTctattcagcttttattttttcatttttcactttgtaCCAGAGCTTCCTGTAAAGCTATGTAGTTCTGCAGGTCCGGCCGACTCCGACAGAAGAGCTGAAACAGTTTCTTGCCAATCGGCTGCTTCACACAAAGACTGTGGTAGTCTCGTTCTGAGGGAGACAATAAAACGTAAAGTCAACTCACACAACAGACTGTGACATTTATCTGCTTATGAGACACGTACCTATGTTCATCGCCAggtcctcacactgactgatGTGAGGAAAGCGAAGCATCTCTTTCCATTTCCAGCTTCTGCCTTTGCTCCCTCCTCCTGCAAACAGTCAAACattcagacagtcagacagcGAGAGGTGGAAGAAGTCCTGAGATCATTTCCACAGGTTAAAGCTGAATGTAACaagtaaaatgcatttaaagttttaattgAATGTCTCAATGAGATGCAAGATCTGTTTTGCAGGAGGCACCTGAGATGAATATATAGAGGTGACATAGGTTTTAGTCCGACTTCTGAGTCTTTATCTTCCAGTAGTTTGGTGCAAAACAGAAATTAGTACTGGAAACCGTGTCCCAGAGCAGGTATGAGGAACTTTTAAAGGCAGGTTCTCCTCTGAAACAGTGACATGGTTACGAGATCTGGACTCAAGCAACTATCTTAAAAATCTTGGCATCAAACTTACAGAGGAAGGCACAGAGGCACCGTTGCCTTCTAACGCCAGAGATGACCGTCCAGCTTTTTCATATAACTCTCAATAACTGTCTGCAGAAGGACATTAAATGCACTCAGTGGTTTaagggcagcagcagcacgagCGGACAAGATAACTTCATAAATCAGACTATCGTGGAtcaaaagtataaaagtatacGAGCATGGTGGTGCTGATTAAAAGTGTAAGTATCAGTGTATAAAAGTGTATAAAAGTGCAGTAAAGAGCTTCctgtcagtgttttactgtCTGTAATGTGTTGGCTGATATCACtcatactgtattattactTCTCCACTTGTAGATGATCATATCTTTGTGTTGTTGCAAAAATCCACTAACTTAAGCAACAggcttgtacttgtacttttacttctacCGCCTCTGCAAACATTTAATCCTTAACTCTGTTAGGAAAAAATGTCCCTGGACCGACATCATATGAAAAGTTGTGGTCTGAAAAGGAACTGGTTTTAGCAGCTGTCAGACGAATGTGTTGgagtaataaataaatcactgaggAGAGTGAAATCAAAAGTATAACAACCTTCAGCAGGTGTCAGTGCTGTCAGCGTGTGAGTCAGTGTGTCATCACCGTGCACGCGTACATTCGAGCCCGGCCCGTCAGGTTTCAGACAATAGTAGTAGTGAATGAACTATTATTAGCTCTGGGAACAGGTAAGTTAAGCCTGTGGGACCGCATTACTCTGCACCTTACGCTCAGACCTAAATAGCTGCGATGTCACTTTGAGATTCTATCGTTTACATTCACTAAGAAGGAAAAAAGACTGAACGTGGAAAATAAAACCTTCTGGTTGGTGTGGGACAATCAAAGCAGCATCAGCACAGATGATTTGATGAGTCTCAGACCCCTGAGCAGTCAGCTCCTCTGTGATCAGTTTCATCATCGTCCCTCATTCTTTGACACCGTGTTGTTTGGGGAAGTCACTTTCCTTCAATCACTCAACCAAAACAACCTGTTTCCACCTGAGATTCTGACCAAGATAAGGTCATGAAGAAGGGAGATCACTTCTGCAAACTCTGTGAGCTGTTAATCTACAGACCTCTGCAGTGCATGCTAACATTTCCCTcatttttaacatgtaaataGAGGAATATATGTTTATAATACAtgtagatataaaaaaaaaaccctgttaCGTCTCATTTTGTCCCACTGtcactttaaaatgactttttaaaacatcttgGACACATGCTTTTAAAAGCATAGAAAGGTTAAACACTTACCTTCCCTGGCTTTTATAAGAGCACTATTTGCCACCATGCTTTCGATCTCCAtcgtgtgtgtgcgtttgttcTTGTCGTGAGTACACTGGCAGGAATAAACCcagagctcagcagcagcagcccggGTGAGTTGAGTAGAAGTAATGAGGTGTGCCGTTTGGCTGCCGTCTGACCTTCAGCAgctgtgactcactgatgaATGTAGAGGCAGACGTTCGTCACAGAGGCGGGACAAACACTGCACAGCTCTCATCATCTGTGGAGCAGGTTCACAACAAGCACTGAAGGCAACTTAAACTATGTGATGAtgtgttatttacatttctgcacatGTTCTGCTCTTTGTAGAGCAGCCATTCAGTGGAATGATTTCCTATCATTTATTTACGGGTCACAGACCAAGTTGGCtcttagaaaaacacacaggctgcatGGACGGCATACTTTTAGTCCTAtataattgttttcattatacAGATTCATTACTTTAGTGTCTCATttagtgtgtttcagtgttctGTCCActaacctgctgctgcttttcactcAGTTAGACCCTGAACATTCCCACTGGTTAGTAGAAGAATGCATAAATgcaatatattatattattattattctcttcTCCAGTTCAAAACTTTAATATAACTTCAGCTTAATGTAGAATTTACTGACATGAAGGTTTTATAGTGAAATAACTGGATGTAAACTGTCTCAGTCAAGAGGTACATTGTTCAACATTCGTCCTGCAGCTCTGAATAATCGAGTAGTGTTAACttgaaatgattttaatgagattttaaacatgcagatctgtgtttgtgtcacagaTTCTCAACAGATGTTTTTACATCAGTGCTCAGTCTGACACCTGGTGGTCGGATGACAACACTGCAACTCACACCTGTCTCAACTCCTGCTCTGTGTCAGATATTAATCATCTTCTGTTTGTATCTTCGAACATCTTTCTGTTATCTATATATTACTAAGTGTCTTTAGGGATAAAGTGGTGTTTTATTACTGCAGTGAACTTATTGAGTTCAAAGTTAACTCACTGTGCAAAGTTTGGTGCAAAACTACCAAGAAGctaaaattaacattaatatgtATTATATCAAATTGATTTGTATCCTTGTcttgtatttttctgcatttattctATATAGATTTAAATCCTCTACTGTAGTAGTTtgtgtagtttagttttattatgGTCTGACAACCGTTAGTTCACAATGCACTCTCAGGTAGCATCCGTCAACATCACCACTGAGACGTTTCAGCTGCTTTTGACCCAGTAAATATCCACGCTGTGCACAGCATGCTAGTTGTGCAGCTACAAGTTCTGCAAAGTCTGCAGGTTTAACCAGAGGTGACAGTATTTGACTGTTTGACAACAAATTTTAAATCCTAAGACCTAATTTTGTGATTGTACACAAATATGAATAACTGTATTCTATTTAGCAAGAAAGGAAACGgttgaactaaactaaacataaGTTAGTAAAGGGTCTAAAGGacagtccacacacagacaatattAGGAATAAGGTGTAGCTGTTCATGGAGCTTTGAAAGTTCTAATTCTGGGGGGACGAACATAAACTGAGGCCAAATGTTTATAAGTAACTGtgtaaaatgagaaatgaaatcTCTCCTTCATAAAGATGAGAAGCGTTGGTGACGTGAGGAACTGAGGCCAAACTAACTGACATCAGCTGACTGTTAGTTCTGAAACATGTTCTGGGAGCCGCGTCGAACCGATGTTTGGCTTCTTTAACGCCTTGAACGCAGTAAAACAGTGGTCGTCTGTTGATGATCGGCCCCGGACACAGTTCATACACATATGTCTGCGGGTACAAACCACTGACTCACCTGGCTTCGATTTGTCCTGTGGACTAGTTTCAGGTCAAATGTTACCGAGCTCTGCTTGTTCTGACATGGcctcttttatttcctgttttgctCTCATGGACTCTGAAGAAGTTTGTTAATTGATTTAATAAAGTCACGGTTATGGGCTCAGAGTGACAGACGCTTCTTTCTTGAGAAAATCTATTTAAGACTTTAAAATACTGATGGTCGTTCTGCTCTTTTGGAGTCTTGAGAGCACAACATGTCAGCTAGTGCAGCTCTATGGGACAGATGAACACGTTAAAAGCAGCTTCTGGATTCAGTAATCAGCTGATTCGATTATGTGGAGACGTTTAGGAAAGTGAAATTAGTGTATTGACCATCACCTGTATGATGACTCAGTTCGACTCTGTGTAAAGTTTATTTTAGACCAATGACGCATAAACATCAGATCAGAAACAGATGATGTTGTGTGAAAGCTTAAGGTCCTTTTGTTAACACTTCCCTTTTATTTAATGCCACTATCAGCATTTAGGAAGGAAGGCATGTGAGGAAAATGCTACTTCAGTTTAACATGATGCACGAGCAGACGCCttgcttttaaaaagtgatCTGAGAACTGGAGATTTCACAGAGCAGTCAGATGAGGGGCTGTGGTGGGCTGCTGCTCGGACCAGTTCACGAGTAGAGTTCGAATGAAAGAACCTCTTCATCACCCAAATTCACCAAATCCATGAATAAAGACGAGTGAGCATTGAGCATCATCAGTGGTTCTGGACGGTTGTGCTCTGTTTGATGGAGTCACGCTTCACTAGACTCATAAGCGTCacttgatttttccagttagtcTTTTTACACTTTGAAATGTTTGGAAGATGGAAGATGATCCTCAGAGTTCATGACTGTGCAGCATGGTTAAGAAGACCATAATGAAATAAGGATTTGAAGGAATAAACCCGAAATAACTGAGGTTCAACACTAACAACACCTTCAGAAATCAGGACTGATCTGAAAAACAACCTAAACAGCAACAACTGGAAAAAACTCTCAGCCAGATCCTTGTCTGTCTGCATTCCTTCCTTgtgcatttttgcatttctgtctctcttgttCATCTGGATctagatttttttaaactgatttttaaCTTTACCAGTGTCTCGTTGTTTGAGTCTTATCCTGAATTAGGACATTTTCTTCTAATCATCACTATAACGTGTGCTGTACTTACAATGAAATAccagtttttcttcttgtcaCTAGGTCTCATTGGATAACGCTGTATAAACAAAGGTTGATCTTCAATATCAAGAGAACattgtattttctttccagTTTACAGATCTAGGATCTTGTTTCAGGAACCAGAACACAAACTCTGCCCAaccctttttccttttctgaagGAGATCTTCAAAATGAAACCCTGTCTACCCTGATCTGACCTcatctgctctgttttcagtttgtcttcatCTTAACCTTCATCATTGAGTTGGTCTGAACTCTAACCCCATGTCATgtacaggagtgtgtg encodes the following:
- the grk5 gene encoding G protein-coupled receptor kinase 5; translated protein: MEIESMVANSALIKAREGGGSKGRSWKWKEMLRFPHISQCEDLAMNIERDYHSLCVKQPIGKKLFQLFCRSRPDLQNYIALQEALEAFGTKADEERREFGFSIIERYFTTQSYQSLPILLKHDQTCRHNLALDPCGDVFHECREDLHEYLSREPFIQYQDSMFFDRFLQWKMLERQPITKQTFRQYRLLGKGGFGEVWACQVRATGKMYACKKLDKTHVKKRRGEAMALNEKQILEDLDSRFVVNLAYAYETKHALCMVLTMMSGGDLRYHIYNIGEPGLDKERVRFYAAEVCCGLIHLHQKSILYRDMKPENILLDDNGHIRISDLGLAVRLTDGGLVRGRVGTLGYMAPEVIGYERYGMSADWWGLGCLIYEMTAGQPPFRARGEHPKPSEMERRIQTEQEEYSDKFSRMMKELCSMLLTKDPKQRLGCQGSKGKQVQSHPFFRNINFRMLEAGLVDPPFKPDPRQVYCSDVQDIDEFSSVKGVVLDQTDSSFYSKFNTGSVPIAWQNEIIETGCFRELNIFSPEGSRSTDLDWSQAPRGLDSPKRSLLGRIFRRRHPSDPANESKHSLAHSENYMKSGLLGTAL